From Chryseobacterium salivictor, a single genomic window includes:
- a CDS encoding patatin-like phospholipase family protein, with the protein MKKCSICFLFLLLAITLNAQIKEGFTIPKHPKIGLSLSGGGAKGFAHIGVLKVLDSLGVKVDYISGTSMGAIVGGLYASGYTGKEIEKIVMDTDFYSILANEKTRQETTFFNKSVDNYILTVPIKNGKINVLPKAISTGQKNIYLLKELFKNVSTITDFSKLPIPFMCVATNLESGDMKLFESGDLVSAIMASSAFPSLMDPVKIGDSLYIDGAMTINYPSQPLKEKGIDIVIGVDLSQGLASRKDLQSAISILNQVIDFGIQKETKIQYNYTDINIHPNLEGMGATSYDAKKAILDSGYVEAQKYMQTLSLLPKKDQKLLRAPMSTVYSNVYKIDSLILFNGYIFKENYVLGKMNLKVPSLQTYGGINKMIDKLYATNNYRLINYDIVEQDNKNFLKLNVTEDDTRFFLRFGLHYDEIFKTGLMLNATAKRLLFRNSTVSLDVVVGDRPRYYFNYFIDNGYIPGLGVYASGISMDLNDETGNVYDKWNWFRNEIFLQSIWRDKYAVGAGLSNDYFESKPFGSSTFTASENYINAYAFIKSDTQDDRNFPTKGFLLNVEGKVLDILHKYDDGKTLQAKITTQLNFPINSWLTYRLGLVGGFTIGDNLSPYYNYRLGGIFEQNLGNLVSFQGYQFGEVIGRNILSSSNTLQFRVAKSYFIDTNISFANLFDDHKVDNILHISESSAGLTAGYRSPFGQIKINYSQPLKNKNGILSIILGHWF; encoded by the coding sequence ATGAAAAAATGTAGTATCTGTTTTCTGTTTTTATTACTCGCTATTACTTTAAATGCACAGATTAAGGAAGGTTTTACCATCCCTAAGCACCCCAAGATTGGCTTATCTCTTTCTGGAGGAGGAGCTAAAGGATTTGCACACATCGGTGTTTTAAAGGTTCTTGATTCTTTAGGCGTGAAGGTCGATTACATCTCCGGAACGAGTATGGGCGCAATTGTTGGGGGATTATACGCTTCCGGCTATACCGGAAAAGAAATCGAAAAAATCGTGATGGACACAGACTTTTACTCGATTCTTGCTAACGAAAAGACGAGACAGGAAACTACCTTTTTTAATAAATCGGTTGATAATTACATTCTTACGGTACCTATAAAAAATGGGAAAATCAACGTTTTGCCAAAAGCGATCTCTACCGGTCAAAAGAATATCTATTTGTTAAAAGAACTCTTTAAAAACGTTTCTACCATCACCGATTTCTCTAAGTTACCTATTCCTTTTATGTGTGTGGCCACGAATCTTGAAAGTGGGGATATGAAACTCTTTGAAAGTGGCGATCTGGTAAGTGCTATTATGGCAAGTTCTGCTTTTCCGTCTTTAATGGATCCGGTAAAAATTGGCGACTCGCTCTACATCGATGGAGCAATGACCATAAATTATCCATCTCAACCATTAAAAGAGAAAGGGATTGATATCGTCATTGGAGTAGATTTGAGCCAAGGTTTAGCCAGTAGAAAAGATTTACAGTCGGCAATATCCATTTTAAACCAAGTGATTGATTTTGGAATTCAGAAAGAAACAAAAATACAGTACAATTATACAGACATCAATATCCATCCAAATTTGGAAGGGATGGGAGCAACAAGTTACGATGCCAAAAAAGCCATTCTTGATTCCGGTTACGTAGAGGCCCAGAAATACATGCAGACCCTTTCATTACTGCCAAAAAAAGATCAAAAATTGCTGCGCGCACCCATGAGTACCGTCTATTCTAATGTCTATAAAATCGATAGTCTCATTCTTTTTAACGGTTATATTTTTAAAGAGAACTATGTCTTAGGTAAAATGAATCTGAAGGTCCCTTCTCTTCAAACCTACGGCGGAATCAACAAAATGATTGATAAATTATATGCGACAAATAACTACCGTTTAATCAATTATGATATCGTTGAGCAGGATAATAAAAATTTCCTGAAATTAAATGTTACAGAAGATGACACACGCTTCTTTTTACGTTTTGGACTGCATTACGATGAAATTTTCAAAACCGGATTAATGCTTAATGCTACAGCCAAAAGACTTCTATTTCGCAATTCAACCGTTTCCCTGGATGTTGTAGTGGGTGACCGGCCGCGGTATTATTTTAATTATTTTATTGACAATGGTTACATTCCGGGATTGGGTGTTTATGCATCAGGGATATCAATGGATCTAAACGATGAAACTGGTAATGTTTATGACAAGTGGAACTGGTTTCGGAACGAAATATTTCTTCAATCGATTTGGCGCGATAAATACGCTGTGGGTGCAGGTCTAAGTAATGATTATTTTGAATCTAAACCCTTTGGAAGTTCAACCTTTACCGCATCTGAAAATTACATCAATGCCTACGCTTTCATTAAAAGTGATACTCAGGATGACCGAAATTTTCCTACTAAAGGTTTTTTATTGAATGTAGAAGGGAAAGTTTTAGATATCCTGCACAAATATGATGATGGGAAGACGTTACAGGCAAAAATAACTACCCAGCTGAATTTTCCCATCAATTCCTGGCTTACTTACCGTCTTGGGTTAGTTGGTGGATTTACAATTGGTGATAATTTAAGTCCCTATTACAATTATCGTTTAGGAGGTATTTTTGAACAAAATTTAGGTAATCTAGTAAGCTTTCAGGGCTATCAATTCGGTGAGGTTATTGGCAGAAACATCCTAAGTTCATCAAATACACTTCAATTCAGAGTGGCAAAAAGCTATTTTATAGACACCAATATTTCATTTGCTAACCTTTTTGATGACCACAAGGTTGATAATATTTTACATATATCAGAATCCTCGGCAGGACTTACGGCAGGTTATAGATCACCTTTCGGACAGATAAAAATTAATTACAGTCAACCATTAAAAAATAAAAACGGGATTCTCAGTATAATTCTGGGACATTGGTTTTAA
- a CDS encoding bifunctional UDP-N-acetylmuramoyl-tripeptide:D-alanyl-D-alanine ligase/alanine racemase, with amino-acid sequence MNYTTRQIAEITGSQLIGDENLHLKNIAYDSRTLFSVNDTAFLAINTSKNSGEKYIQSAIEKGIDIIISEHYYSDYKNITWIIVDNSIQFLQKIAKYHLKQFYLKTVGITGSNGKTIVKEWLYQSLFHDYATVKSPKSFNSQLGLPLSLLEINKKHQLGIFEVGISKHAEMKILEDIFPPQIGVLTHIGSAHSSNFDSAEDLIDEKIRLFENSETIIFNGDNELVYNKITERYSSKKLISFGFKNRNKVFIKNDWKNRSQEVFIQYFEEEFSVPVNQRDEATISNVLCVISVLKEFGFDNSKIVEKLNSLKSVEMRLESVNGIRNNLIINDSFNLDLDSLKIAFQHINEYNKPNKVLILTDFVEGKNADQLYQEVAALTNEQHFKSVFLIGNEITKLERLFDAKTFTFSNTAELIDNVYLNQIENHLILLKGARKFEIDKVKSYLELQKHDTVLEVNLNSILHNINVHKALLKPETKMMAMVKAYSYGLGGYEIAEFLQHHHIDYLGVAYADEGVDLRKNGITTPIMVMNPEQHSYNIIIDYNLEPEIYSFRVLELFNEKLIQKGIQHRYPIHIKLETGMHRLGFKKDELSMLIEKLNSMNVKVKSIFSHLSSSDDDQEKEYTLAQIHIFNENSLALIQGINDQPIRHILNTSGIVNFSDYQFDMVRIGIGMVGVSAHPEIKKQLKSAVTFKTVISQISTVNKGESVGYNRKFKALENTNIATIPVGYADGIPRLVGNNAGFVGIRKNLFPIVGNVCMDMMMIDLGDFVAKEGEEVIIFNSSPSLEEFASYCKTISYEVLTSISRRVKRIYIKD; translated from the coding sequence ATGAATTACACGACCAGACAAATTGCAGAAATTACAGGATCCCAATTAATTGGTGATGAAAATCTACACCTCAAAAATATAGCCTACGACAGCAGAACATTATTTTCCGTGAATGATACTGCTTTTCTTGCGATCAATACTTCAAAAAATTCCGGCGAAAAATATATTCAGTCAGCCATTGAAAAAGGAATCGACATCATCATCTCTGAACATTATTATTCCGACTATAAAAATATCACCTGGATCATTGTTGATAACTCCATACAATTTCTCCAAAAAATTGCGAAATATCATCTGAAACAATTTTACCTAAAAACAGTCGGAATTACGGGTAGTAACGGTAAAACTATTGTTAAAGAATGGCTATATCAATCGTTATTTCATGATTATGCGACCGTAAAAAGTCCGAAGAGTTTCAATTCACAGCTGGGTCTTCCGCTCTCTTTGCTTGAAATTAATAAAAAACATCAGTTAGGAATTTTCGAAGTTGGAATTTCAAAACATGCGGAGATGAAAATTCTTGAAGATATTTTCCCGCCACAAATCGGCGTTCTTACCCATATCGGTTCTGCACATTCTTCAAATTTTGACTCTGCTGAAGATCTTATTGATGAAAAAATTAGATTATTTGAAAATTCAGAAACGATCATTTTTAATGGAGATAATGAATTGGTTTATAATAAAATAACTGAGCGGTATTCAAGTAAAAAATTAATATCATTTGGTTTTAAAAACCGCAATAAGGTCTTTATCAAAAATGATTGGAAAAACAGATCGCAAGAGGTCTTCATTCAATATTTTGAAGAAGAATTTTCTGTTCCTGTTAACCAAAGAGATGAAGCTACGATAAGCAATGTGTTGTGTGTGATTTCAGTTTTGAAAGAGTTTGGTTTTGATAACTCCAAAATTGTAGAGAAACTGAATTCTTTGAAATCGGTTGAAATGCGCCTGGAAAGCGTGAATGGAATTAGGAATAATCTCATTATCAATGATTCATTCAATCTTGATTTAGATTCTTTAAAAATTGCATTTCAGCATATTAACGAATATAATAAACCGAATAAAGTTTTAATCCTGACCGATTTTGTGGAAGGTAAAAATGCAGACCAGCTATATCAGGAAGTCGCTGCTCTAACCAATGAGCAACATTTTAAGTCCGTCTTTCTCATCGGAAACGAAATCACTAAACTGGAAAGATTGTTTGATGCTAAAACTTTTACTTTCAGTAACACGGCAGAACTTATTGACAACGTATATCTTAACCAAATAGAAAATCATTTAATTTTACTGAAAGGTGCACGGAAGTTTGAAATCGATAAAGTAAAATCTTATCTTGAGTTACAGAAACACGATACCGTGTTAGAAGTAAATTTAAATTCGATCCTCCATAACATTAATGTTCATAAAGCATTACTGAAACCTGAAACCAAAATGATGGCGATGGTAAAAGCGTATTCTTACGGTTTAGGCGGTTACGAAATTGCGGAATTTCTGCAGCACCATCACATTGATTATTTAGGCGTGGCTTATGCAGATGAAGGCGTAGATTTACGAAAAAACGGTATTACAACGCCGATTATGGTAATGAATCCGGAACAGCACAGTTACAATATCATCATCGATTATAATCTGGAACCGGAAATTTATAGTTTTCGGGTGCTCGAACTGTTTAATGAAAAGCTTATTCAGAAAGGAATTCAACATCGATATCCTATTCATATCAAGTTAGAAACTGGAATGCACCGTCTTGGTTTTAAGAAAGATGAACTGAGTATGCTCATTGAAAAGTTGAACTCTATGAACGTTAAAGTAAAATCTATTTTCAGTCATTTATCTTCATCTGATGATGATCAGGAAAAGGAATATACTTTAGCACAAATTCATATCTTTAATGAAAATTCACTGGCACTTATTCAAGGGATTAATGATCAGCCAATTAGACATATTCTTAACACTTCAGGAATCGTCAATTTCTCTGATTATCAATTTGATATGGTTAGGATTGGTATTGGAATGGTGGGAGTTTCCGCCCATCCTGAAATTAAAAAACAACTGAAAAGTGCAGTTACCTTTAAGACGGTAATTTCACAAATATCAACTGTAAATAAAGGTGAATCGGTCGGTTATAACCGAAAATTTAAAGCATTGGAGAATACCAATATCGCAACAATTCCCGTTGGTTATGCAGATGGAATCCCAAGATTGGTAGGAAATAATGCCGGTTTTGTAGGAATTAGAAAGAATCTTTTCCCGATTGTCGGGAATGTCTGTATGGATATGATGATGATTGATTTAGGAGATTTTGTAGCGAAAGAAGGTGAAGAAGTTATTATCTTTAACTCCAGTCCATCGCTTGAAGAGTTTGCCTCCTATTGTAAAACAATTTCTTATGAAGTATTAACGTCTATATCCCGACGAGTTAAACGTATTTATATCAAAGATTAA
- a CDS encoding thymidine kinase, producing the protein MFLENTINHAKQSGWMEVICGSMFSGKTEELIRRLRRAEMAGQNVEIFKPKLDTRYADEDVVSHNQNKIRSTPVESPSEILLLGSNCDVVGIDEAQFFDESIVEVANKLANSGIRVVIAGLDMDFMGRPFGPIPNLMATAEYVTKVHAICKRTGNLANHSMRTSTNTDLVQLGETESYEAVSRKVFNEEFLNNEKK; encoded by the coding sequence ATGTTTTTAGAAAATACAATAAATCACGCAAAACAAAGCGGCTGGATGGAAGTTATCTGCGGCTCGATGTTTTCGGGAAAAACTGAAGAGTTAATCCGGCGGTTGCGACGTGCAGAAATGGCAGGACAAAACGTGGAAATCTTTAAACCAAAGCTGGACACAAGATATGCAGATGAAGACGTGGTTTCTCATAATCAGAATAAAATCCGCAGCACTCCTGTAGAAAGTCCGAGCGAGATTTTATTACTAGGTTCTAACTGCGATGTGGTGGGAATTGATGAAGCACAATTCTTCGATGAAAGTATTGTAGAAGTTGCCAACAAACTGGCGAACAGCGGAATACGGGTAGTTATCGCCGGTTTGGATATGGATTTTATGGGCAGACCATTTGGTCCTATACCGAACTTAATGGCGACCGCAGAATATGTTACGAAAGTACACGCCATCTGTAAACGAACCGGAAATCTCGCCAACCATTCTATGAGAACCTCCACCAATACAGATCTGGTGCAGTTGGGTGAAACTGAAAGTTATGAAGCCGTCAGCAGAAAAGTTTTCAATGAAGAGTTTCTGAACAACGAAAAAAAATGA